Proteins from a genomic interval of Sandaracinaceae bacterium:
- the doeA gene encoding ectoine hydrolase, which translates to MRQRDDMTFSMDEYERRLQALRGRMERQNLDVVIITDPENLFYLTEYQTTGYSYFQALIVPLADEPFMVTRLLEETNVHARTWVELTRPYTDTGDAIETLWHALNEFELHQNKRIGYERNSYFFPAYQQDRMTATWYDADFVDCFGIVEEGRAIKSPEELAVMRRAAEAGKAGMIAGLEAIEEGATENDLAAEISAAMFRAGGEYPAVMPYVTSGPRCMIGHATWEGRTIEKGDSVFLEVGGCFRRYHSAQMRTAFVGEPPDVVREAEKIVLEALDAMLDGMRPGITISHADRLARDVISRTHVGGSLVTRAGYCIGIAFAPSWDEGYIISLKPGDNRLLEENMTFHCIPWLFGYEGDRVMGISETVVVTPDGAKPLCDLDRKVVVKA; encoded by the coding sequence ATGAGACAGCGTGACGACATGACGTTCTCCATGGACGAGTACGAGCGGCGCCTGCAGGCGCTGCGCGGTCGCATGGAGAGACAGAACCTGGACGTCGTGATCATCACGGATCCGGAGAACCTGTTCTACCTGACCGAGTACCAGACCACGGGCTACTCATACTTCCAGGCGCTCATCGTCCCGCTCGCCGACGAGCCCTTCATGGTCACACGCCTGCTCGAAGAGACGAACGTGCACGCGCGCACCTGGGTGGAGCTGACGCGGCCCTACACCGACACGGGCGACGCCATCGAGACCCTCTGGCACGCGCTCAACGAATTCGAGCTGCACCAGAACAAGCGCATCGGCTACGAGCGCAACAGCTACTTCTTCCCGGCCTACCAGCAGGACCGCATGACGGCGACCTGGTACGACGCCGACTTCGTCGACTGCTTCGGCATCGTCGAGGAGGGCCGCGCGATCAAGTCACCGGAGGAGCTGGCCGTCATGCGCAGGGCGGCCGAGGCGGGCAAGGCGGGCATGATCGCCGGGCTCGAGGCCATCGAGGAGGGCGCGACCGAGAACGACCTCGCGGCCGAGATCTCCGCCGCCATGTTCCGCGCGGGCGGCGAGTACCCGGCCGTCATGCCGTACGTCACGAGCGGCCCGCGCTGCATGATCGGCCACGCCACCTGGGAGGGCCGCACCATCGAGAAGGGCGACAGCGTCTTCCTCGAGGTCGGCGGCTGCTTCCGCCGCTACCACTCGGCCCAGATGCGCACCGCCTTCGTGGGCGAGCCGCCCGACGTCGTGCGCGAGGCCGAGAAGATCGTGCTCGAGGCGCTCGACGCCATGCTCGACGGCATGCGCCCCGGCATCACCATCAGCCACGCCGACCGCCTCGCGCGCGACGTCATCAGCCGCACCCACGTGGGCGGCAGCCTCGTCACCCGCGCCGGCTACTGCATCGGCATCGCCTTCGCCCCGAGCTGGGACGAGGGCTACATCATCAGCCTCAAGCCGGGCGACAACCGCCTGCTCGAAGAGAACATGACCTTCCACTGCATCCCGTGGCTCTTCGGCTACGAGGGCGACCGCGTCATGGGCATCAGCGAGACCGTCGTCGTCACCCCCGACGGCGCCAAGCCCCTGTGCGATCTCGACCGCAAGGTGGTCGTCAAGGCGTAG
- a CDS encoding protein kinase has translation MATNAADREMERTQTADGYSGPRKRDFTRLAEGTLVGRYRAGAMLGEGGQGVVYRGEHLTLGYPVAIKVMHVSQVDVCAARRARFRREARLGAKLQHRHVVKVLEAGELEDGSPYLVMEYVEGTSLADLIARTTLPAPAVTELGLQLLSAITAINEHGILHRDIKPENIMLERTVDGAVMAKVLDFGVSKTNNAELGSRTLTQDGTVLGTPYYMSPEHVRGKELDVRADLYAVSAVLFECLTGQPPHDGPTTSAVFAKIASEPVVPVRTLAPGCPEALAQVIDKGLCFDRKDRWHHPLMMAEGLRSVALRLALPREADAWAAILESPDGHLGTCAVQLSRLATPKGPVTGLGLEAGFERAVAWARDHGRALRWGTAAAALGLVTLLTAWTWPSEARTPAKQQEIAMLSAPAEIGAAPDAPQAEAPPIGVEPPAPESSPPATEAERESTEARETDSTRERAARRGPSPELLERRARQAFVRGHSDQAMRLYRQALEADRRRSSAWRGIGLVASASGDTRLASRALRRYLAMEPNAADRASVERELARLR, from the coding sequence ATGGCCACGAACGCAGCCGACAGAGAGATGGAGAGGACGCAGACCGCGGACGGGTACTCCGGCCCGCGCAAGCGCGACTTCACGCGTCTCGCCGAGGGCACGCTCGTGGGGCGCTATCGCGCCGGCGCGATGCTGGGCGAAGGCGGCCAGGGCGTCGTCTACCGGGGCGAGCACCTGACGCTCGGCTACCCGGTGGCGATCAAGGTCATGCACGTCTCCCAGGTGGACGTGTGCGCCGCCCGCCGCGCCCGCTTCCGCCGCGAGGCGCGGCTCGGCGCCAAGCTCCAGCATCGACACGTCGTGAAGGTGTTGGAGGCGGGCGAGCTCGAGGACGGCTCCCCCTACCTCGTGATGGAGTACGTGGAGGGCACCTCGCTCGCCGACCTCATCGCGCGGACCACGCTGCCCGCCCCCGCGGTGACCGAGCTGGGGCTGCAGCTCTTGTCGGCGATCACCGCCATCAACGAGCACGGCATCCTGCACCGCGACATCAAGCCCGAGAACATCATGCTCGAGCGCACCGTCGACGGGGCGGTGATGGCCAAGGTGCTCGACTTCGGGGTCAGCAAGACGAACAACGCGGAGCTCGGCAGCCGCACGCTCACGCAGGACGGCACCGTGCTGGGCACGCCCTACTACATGTCGCCCGAGCACGTGCGCGGCAAAGAGCTCGACGTGCGCGCCGACCTCTACGCGGTGAGCGCGGTGCTCTTCGAGTGCCTCACCGGCCAGCCGCCGCACGACGGCCCGACGACGAGCGCCGTCTTCGCGAAGATCGCCAGCGAGCCCGTCGTGCCCGTGCGCACGCTCGCGCCGGGGTGTCCCGAGGCGCTCGCCCAGGTCATCGACAAGGGGCTGTGCTTCGACCGCAAGGACCGGTGGCACCACCCACTCATGATGGCGGAGGGGCTCCGTAGCGTGGCGCTCCGGCTCGCGCTCCCGCGTGAGGCCGACGCGTGGGCGGCCATCCTCGAGAGCCCGGACGGCCACCTCGGCACGTGCGCGGTGCAGCTGAGCCGGCTCGCGACGCCAAAGGGTCCCGTCACGGGCCTCGGGCTCGAGGCCGGCTTCGAGCGCGCGGTCGCCTGGGCCCGCGACCACGGTCGTGCGCTGCGCTGGGGCACGGCCGCGGCGGCGCTCGGGCTCGTCACCCTGCTGACGGCGTGGACCTGGCCGAGCGAGGCGAGGACGCCCGCCAAGCAGCAAGAGATCGCGATGCTCAGCGCGCCGGCCGAGATCGGCGCGGCGCCCGACGCACCGCAGGCCGAGGCGCCGCCGATCGGCGTCGAGCCCCCGGCCCCCGAGAGCAGCCCCCCCGCGACCGAGGCCGAGCGTGAGTCGACCGAAGCGCGCGAGACCGACTCGACGCGAGAGCGCGCCGCGCGGCGTGGCCCGTCGCCGGAGCTGCTCGAGCGCCGGGCCCGCCAGGCCTTCGTGCGCGGCCACTCCGACCAGGCGATGCGCCTCTACCGCCAGGCCCTCGAGGCCGACCGTCGCCGCTCGAGCGCGTGGCGCGGCATCGGCCTGGTGGCGTCGGCGAGCGGGGACACGCGGCTCGCCTCCCGCGCGCTGCGTCGCTACCTCGCCATGGAGCCCAACGCGGCCGACCGAGCGAGCGTGGAGCGTGAGCTCGCGCGCCTCCGTTGA
- a CDS encoding DUF839 domain-containing protein, which produces MSSEPKSGRRVWLASGVVAASAAAFPIHRWLDARDVPPSGRRGDLRRDPAGVLDLREGFHYRILERSGGRMSDGGVVPIRPDGMACFDVPGEGWVLTRNHEVPLRFPCIGEPAYDPRAGGGVTRLMLDPQTLERRSSNLLLAGTAMNCSGGATPDGWLSCEEAVDSGHGFVFLCDPRAERAQPPVRLDALGRFRHEAAAYDPDSGVIYLTEDRPDGCLYRFVPHTAARPFEGRLEALSLGPRAVDTSGWPRGRRAEVTWIALEHVTPEDDVLRHRAQAQGAASFKRGEGACVSEGALHFCATTGGPIGAGQIFRLDGDTLEVLAASTDRAEMDMPDNVTLSPDGALFFVEDGPGHDCLRAVEPDGEVVTLARNAASEGELTGVCFSPDGRALFLNMQEDGLTVVIEGDFAAFAPS; this is translated from the coding sequence GTGAGCAGTGAGCCCAAGAGCGGTCGGAGGGTGTGGCTGGCGTCCGGTGTGGTCGCGGCGTCCGCGGCCGCGTTCCCCATTCATCGCTGGCTGGACGCGCGGGACGTGCCCCCGAGTGGCCGGCGCGGGGACCTTCGACGCGACCCGGCGGGGGTGCTCGATCTGCGCGAGGGCTTCCACTACCGCATCCTCGAGCGCAGCGGCGGGCGCATGAGCGACGGAGGCGTCGTGCCGATCCGCCCCGACGGGATGGCCTGCTTCGACGTGCCGGGCGAAGGCTGGGTGCTCACCCGCAACCACGAGGTGCCGCTGCGTTTCCCCTGCATCGGCGAGCCCGCGTACGACCCCCGCGCGGGCGGTGGCGTGACGCGGCTGATGCTCGATCCACAGACCCTCGAGCGCCGGAGCAGCAACCTGCTCCTGGCGGGCACGGCGATGAACTGCAGCGGCGGCGCGACCCCGGACGGCTGGCTGAGCTGCGAGGAGGCGGTCGACTCCGGGCACGGCTTCGTCTTCCTCTGTGACCCGCGGGCCGAGCGCGCGCAGCCGCCCGTCCGCCTGGACGCGCTCGGCCGCTTCCGCCACGAGGCTGCGGCCTACGACCCCGACAGCGGCGTGATCTACCTGACCGAGGACCGCCCCGACGGCTGCCTCTATCGCTTCGTCCCCCACACGGCCGCGCGACCGTTCGAGGGACGCCTCGAGGCGCTCTCGCTCGGTCCACGCGCGGTCGACACGAGCGGCTGGCCCCGCGGCCGGCGCGCCGAGGTGACCTGGATCGCGCTCGAACACGTCACGCCCGAGGACGACGTGCTCCGGCATCGCGCGCAGGCGCAGGGGGCGGCGTCGTTCAAGCGCGGGGAGGGCGCGTGCGTGTCCGAGGGCGCGCTCCACTTCTGCGCCACCACGGGCGGGCCGATCGGCGCGGGCCAGATCTTCCGGCTCGACGGGGACACGCTCGAGGTGCTGGCCGCCTCGACGGATCGCGCCGAGATGGACATGCCCGACAACGTGACGCTCTCTCCCGACGGCGCGCTCTTCTTCGTCGAGGACGGCCCGGGCCACGACTGCCTCCGCGCGGTCGAGCCGGACGGAGAGGTGGTCACCCTCGCGCGAAACGCCGCGAGCGAGGGCGAGCTGACCGGCGTGTGCTTCAGCCCCGACGGCCGCGCCCTCTTCCTCAACATGCAGGAGGACGGCCTGACGGTCGTCATCGAGGGCGACTTCGCCGCGTTCGCCCCCTCGTGA